The following coding sequences are from one Geothrix sp. window:
- a CDS encoding GatB/YqeY domain-containing protein — protein sequence MLIRLQADLKTAMLARDAARTQVLRMALAAYKNEAVAKGLGPQGTLPEAEAIAVFKRLVKSREDSVAQFEKVGQAERAAQERQEIELLKPYLPAMIEGPALEAAVKEAIASSGASSKKDMGLVMKALQAAHGTAYDGKAASILVQSLLA from the coding sequence ATGCTCATCCGCCTGCAGGCCGATCTGAAGACCGCCATGCTGGCCCGGGATGCGGCGCGCACCCAGGTGCTCCGCATGGCCCTGGCCGCCTACAAGAACGAGGCGGTGGCCAAGGGCCTGGGCCCCCAGGGGACCCTGCCCGAGGCGGAGGCCATCGCCGTGTTCAAGCGCCTGGTGAAGTCCCGGGAGGACAGCGTCGCCCAGTTCGAGAAAGTGGGGCAGGCGGAGCGGGCCGCCCAGGAGCGGCAGGAGATCGAACTGCTGAAACCCTATCTGCCGGCCATGATCGAGGGACCGGCCCTGGAGGCGGCCGTGAAGGAGGCCATCGCCAGCAGCGGGGCGAGCTCCAAAAAGGACATGGGGCTGGTGATGAAGGCCCTGCAGGCGGCCCATGGCACCGCCTACGATGGCAAGGCCGCCTCGATCCTGGTGCAGTCGCTCCTCGCCTGA
- the proS gene encoding proline--tRNA ligase: MKQSKLLIQTLRETPRDADVVSQQLMMRAGMIQKVAAGIYSYLPLAFRSIRKFEEIVREELAKDGCQELLMPAVLPAELWQESGRWKFYGDELLRFCDRKAKAEVAERRARGEKPDERDFYNFCLGPTHEEVITDIVRKNVRSYKQLPMNLFQIQTKFRDERRPRFGLMRGREFTMKDGYSFHPDDACADREYWAMFNAYKRIFSRLGVKFRPVEADSGAIGGSFTHEFHVLAGSGEDAILSCDGCDYTSNIEKTEAPALGAGENGTAFELKRDHFATPGVVGQVEQAAGMKDAEHDGMPIEQTSKFFLYRVTFGDGATKLVGAVLRGDHEVNPVKVKNFTGAAEMELLPLEEAEAFTGAKTGFMGPVGLKDVQVLVDASLKGAVNLTCGANRTDYHHFGLDPVRDLPGCTFTDLRMAAEGDTCTRCGKGRYQPFRGIEVGQVFKLGIKYSKSMGCTFLDEQGKENPMVMGCYGIGITRTVAAAVEQNYDADGIIWPWPIAPYQVHLLCLDPASADVAGVATQVEKDLEAAGFEVLHDDREGMSPGAKFKDADLLGFPLRITVGAKGLKDGIVELRDRRTKDVIKLKPEAAVAEVSAARDRIMLELETAGGR; encoded by the coding sequence ATGAAGCAGTCGAAGCTCCTGATCCAGACCCTGCGCGAGACGCCGCGCGATGCCGATGTCGTGAGCCAGCAGCTCATGATGCGGGCTGGCATGATCCAGAAGGTGGCGGCCGGGATCTACAGCTACCTGCCCCTGGCCTTCCGGAGCATCCGCAAGTTCGAGGAGATCGTCCGCGAGGAGCTGGCCAAGGATGGCTGCCAGGAGCTGCTCATGCCGGCCGTGCTGCCGGCCGAGCTGTGGCAGGAGAGCGGGCGCTGGAAGTTCTACGGCGACGAGCTGCTCCGCTTCTGCGACCGCAAGGCCAAGGCCGAGGTGGCCGAGCGCCGCGCCCGTGGCGAGAAACCCGACGAGCGGGACTTCTACAACTTCTGCCTGGGGCCCACCCACGAGGAAGTGATCACCGACATCGTCCGCAAGAACGTGCGCAGCTACAAGCAGCTGCCCATGAACCTCTTCCAGATCCAGACCAAGTTCCGGGACGAGCGCCGCCCGCGCTTCGGCCTCATGCGGGGCCGCGAGTTCACCATGAAGGACGGCTACTCCTTCCATCCCGACGATGCCTGCGCCGACCGGGAATACTGGGCCATGTTCAACGCCTACAAGCGGATCTTCTCGCGCCTGGGCGTGAAGTTCCGCCCCGTGGAGGCCGACAGCGGCGCCATCGGCGGCAGCTTCACCCACGAGTTCCACGTGCTGGCGGGCAGCGGTGAGGACGCCATCCTGAGCTGCGACGGGTGCGATTACACGTCGAACATCGAGAAGACGGAGGCTCCGGCGCTGGGCGCCGGAGAGAATGGAACCGCCTTTGAGCTGAAGCGGGATCACTTCGCCACGCCCGGCGTGGTGGGCCAGGTGGAGCAGGCGGCGGGGATGAAGGATGCCGAGCACGATGGCATGCCCATCGAGCAGACCAGCAAGTTCTTCCTCTACCGCGTCACGTTCGGCGATGGCGCCACCAAGCTGGTGGGTGCCGTCCTGCGGGGCGACCATGAGGTCAATCCCGTCAAGGTGAAGAACTTCACCGGGGCCGCGGAAATGGAGCTCCTACCCCTGGAGGAGGCCGAGGCCTTCACCGGCGCCAAGACTGGCTTCATGGGGCCCGTGGGGCTCAAGGACGTCCAGGTCCTGGTGGACGCCAGCCTGAAGGGCGCCGTGAACCTCACCTGCGGCGCGAACCGGACGGACTACCACCACTTCGGCCTGGACCCCGTCCGTGATCTGCCCGGCTGCACCTTCACGGACCTGCGCATGGCCGCCGAAGGGGACACCTGCACCCGCTGTGGGAAGGGGCGGTACCAGCCCTTCCGCGGCATCGAGGTGGGCCAGGTCTTCAAGCTCGGCATCAAGTATTCCAAGTCCATGGGCTGCACCTTCCTGGATGAGCAGGGCAAGGAAAATCCGATGGTGATGGGCTGCTATGGCATCGGCATCACGCGCACGGTGGCCGCCGCCGTGGAACAGAACTACGACGCCGACGGCATCATCTGGCCCTGGCCCATCGCGCCCTACCAGGTGCACCTGCTCTGTCTGGATCCGGCCAGCGCCGACGTGGCCGGTGTGGCCACGCAGGTGGAGAAGGATCTCGAGGCCGCCGGTTTCGAGGTGCTCCATGACGACCGGGAGGGCATGAGCCCCGGCGCCAAGTTCAAGGATGCCGACCTGCTGGGTTTCCCCCTGCGCATCACCGTGGGCGCCAAGGGCCTGAAGGACGGCATCGTGGAGCTGCGCGACCGCCGCACCAAGGACGTGATCAAGCTCAAGCCCGAAGCGGCCGTGGCGGAAGTCTCCGCGGCCCGGGATCGCATCATGCTGGAGCTGGAAACCGCAGGAGGGCGCTGA
- the ndk gene encoding nucleoside-diphosphate kinase encodes MALERTFAIVKPDAVKDGHVGEIITAIEQSGLKIVGLKLTRLTPAICQGFYHEHVGKGFYPELEAFMTEGPVAIMVLEGENAILRWRDLMGATNPANAAEGTLRKRFGANIGRNATHGSDKPESAKFEVGYFFNAFEQH; translated from the coding sequence ATGGCCCTAGAGCGCACCTTTGCCATCGTCAAGCCCGACGCCGTCAAGGACGGCCACGTCGGCGAGATCATCACCGCCATCGAGCAGAGCGGCCTGAAGATCGTGGGCCTGAAGCTGACCCGGCTCACCCCCGCCATCTGCCAGGGCTTCTACCACGAGCACGTGGGCAAGGGCTTCTACCCCGAGCTCGAGGCCTTCATGACTGAGGGCCCCGTGGCGATCATGGTGCTCGAGGGCGAGAACGCCATCCTCCGCTGGCGCGACCTCATGGGCGCCACCAATCCCGCCAATGCCGCCGAAGGCACCCTCCGCAAGCGCTTCGGCGCCAACATCGGCCGCAACGCCACCCATGGCAGCGACAAGCCCGAGAGCGCGAAGTTCGAGGTGGGCTACTTCTTCAATGCGTTCGAGCAGCACTGA
- the secA gene encoding preprotein translocase subunit SecA, with the protein MLDNFLKKLIGSKNDRELKRLWAKVQAINVLEPEISALSDEALKAKTPYLKEKLANGATLEDILPEAFAVAREASKRVLKMRHFDVQLVGGMALHEGKVAEMRTGEGKTLTATLPLYLNALAGKGAHLVTVNDYLARRDAEWMGRLYTWLGLSVGIIQHGLDDQQRRDAYGSDITYATNNELGFDYLRDNMKWDLEDFTQRGFNFAIVDEVDSILIDEARTPLIIAGSSEEDTSKYFRIDAIVPKLKKDTHYKVDEKDRQVMLTDDGIHYAEQLLGVTNLYDPTSIETLHGLNQALLAHNLYRLDVDYMVRPKEDGKGMEVVIVDEFTGRLMPGRRWSNGLHQAIEAKEGVEVNAENQTLATVTFQNFFRMYKTLAGMTGTAETEATELHSIYKLDVIVVPTNMPMVRKDFADTVYSTRSGKKKAIVEEIKDLHTKGQPMLVGTASIESSEDLSDALKAARIPHVVLNAKHHEREAEIVAQAGRKGAVTIATNMAGRGTDIILGGNPEGLARLEAKKKNIALYDEEGFETPEFSALVEQMRLQTAAEHEEVVSLGGLHILGTERHESRRIDNQLRGRAGRQGDPGSSRFYLSLEDDLMRIFGGDRIKNLMGAMGMNDDEPIEAGMVTRAIERSQKRVETHNFEIRKHLLEYDDVMNKQRIFFYGLRTEILKGNTKDYVLRVAAEIAEGIANDFLPDKGERDLAGFRERVEQLFTLTGEEVDAVGQMPQAQASEALGALVQRYYEGKDERLGGEGMRSYERWSILQIIDAAWKRHLLVMDHLKEAIGFRGYGQKDPLVEYKRESYEYFEQMRFGYEDEIISYLFRVEPQPAYVPDEDFFRGPSETFELGPDEQGNPPDGIQRVLRFTAGGLED; encoded by the coding sequence ATGCTCGATAACTTTCTCAAGAAACTCATCGGCTCCAAGAACGACCGGGAGCTGAAGCGCCTCTGGGCCAAGGTCCAGGCCATCAACGTCCTCGAGCCGGAGATCTCGGCGCTGAGCGACGAGGCCCTGAAGGCCAAGACCCCCTATCTCAAGGAGAAGCTGGCGAACGGCGCCACCCTGGAGGACATCCTCCCCGAAGCCTTCGCCGTAGCCCGCGAGGCCAGCAAGCGCGTCCTCAAGATGCGGCACTTCGACGTGCAGCTGGTGGGCGGCATGGCCCTGCACGAGGGCAAGGTCGCCGAGATGCGCACGGGTGAGGGCAAGACGCTCACGGCCACGCTGCCGCTCTACCTGAACGCCCTGGCAGGCAAGGGCGCTCACCTGGTCACGGTGAACGACTACCTGGCCCGCCGCGACGCCGAGTGGATGGGCCGCCTCTACACCTGGCTGGGCCTGAGCGTCGGCATCATCCAGCACGGCCTCGACGACCAGCAGCGGCGGGACGCCTACGGCTCCGACATCACCTACGCCACCAACAACGAGCTGGGCTTCGACTACCTCCGCGACAACATGAAGTGGGACCTGGAGGACTTCACCCAGCGCGGCTTCAACTTTGCCATCGTGGACGAAGTGGACAGCATCCTCATCGACGAGGCCCGGACGCCGCTCATCATCGCCGGCAGCAGCGAGGAGGACACCTCCAAGTACTTCCGCATCGATGCCATCGTTCCCAAGCTCAAGAAGGACACCCACTACAAGGTGGATGAGAAGGACCGCCAGGTGATGCTGACGGATGACGGCATCCACTACGCCGAGCAGCTGCTGGGCGTGACGAACCTCTACGATCCGACCAGCATCGAGACCCTGCACGGGTTGAACCAGGCCCTCCTGGCCCACAACCTCTACCGCCTGGACGTGGACTACATGGTCCGCCCCAAGGAGGATGGCAAGGGCATGGAAGTGGTCATCGTGGACGAGTTCACGGGCCGCCTCATGCCGGGCCGCCGCTGGTCCAACGGCCTGCACCAGGCCATCGAGGCCAAGGAGGGCGTGGAGGTCAACGCCGAGAACCAGACCCTCGCCACCGTCACCTTCCAGAACTTCTTCCGCATGTACAAGACGCTGGCCGGCATGACCGGCACGGCCGAGACGGAGGCCACGGAGCTCCACTCCATCTACAAGCTGGACGTGATCGTGGTGCCCACCAACATGCCCATGGTCCGCAAGGACTTTGCCGATACGGTCTATTCCACCCGGAGCGGCAAGAAGAAGGCCATCGTGGAGGAGATCAAGGACCTGCACACCAAGGGCCAGCCCATGCTGGTGGGCACGGCCAGCATCGAAAGCAGCGAGGACCTGTCCGACGCCCTCAAGGCGGCCCGCATCCCCCACGTGGTGCTGAACGCGAAGCACCACGAGCGGGAGGCCGAGATCGTGGCCCAGGCCGGCCGCAAGGGCGCCGTCACCATCGCCACCAACATGGCAGGCCGCGGCACCGACATCATCCTGGGCGGCAATCCGGAAGGCCTAGCCCGGCTTGAAGCCAAGAAGAAGAACATCGCCCTCTACGATGAGGAGGGCTTCGAAACGCCCGAGTTCTCCGCCCTGGTGGAGCAGATGCGCCTGCAGACCGCGGCCGAGCACGAGGAAGTGGTGTCCCTGGGTGGCCTGCACATCCTCGGCACCGAGCGCCACGAGAGCCGCCGCATCGACAATCAGCTCCGCGGCCGCGCCGGCCGCCAGGGCGATCCCGGTTCGAGCCGTTTCTACCTGTCCCTCGAGGACGACCTGATGCGGATCTTCGGCGGCGACCGCATCAAGAACCTCATGGGCGCCATGGGCATGAATGATGACGAGCCCATCGAGGCGGGCATGGTCACGCGCGCCATCGAGCGCAGCCAGAAGCGCGTCGAGACCCACAACTTCGAGATCCGCAAGCACCTGCTCGAATACGACGACGTCATGAACAAGCAGCGCATCTTCTTCTACGGGCTGCGCACCGAGATCCTCAAGGGCAACACCAAGGACTACGTCCTCCGCGTCGCCGCCGAGATCGCCGAAGGCATCGCCAACGACTTCCTGCCCGACAAGGGCGAGCGCGACCTCGCGGGCTTCCGGGAACGCGTCGAGCAGCTGTTCACGCTGACCGGTGAGGAAGTGGATGCCGTGGGCCAGATGCCCCAGGCCCAGGCCAGCGAAGCCCTGGGCGCGCTGGTCCAGCGCTACTACGAAGGCAAGGACGAGCGCCTGGGCGGCGAAGGCATGCGCAGCTACGAGCGCTGGTCGATCCTGCAGATCATCGACGCGGCCTGGAAGCGCCACCTGCTGGTCATGGATCACCTGAAGGAGGCCATCGGCTTCCGGGGTTACGGCCAGAAGGATCCGCTGGTGGAATACAAGCGCGAGAGCTACGAGTACTTCGAGCAGATGCGCTTCGGCTACGAGGACGAGATCATCTCGTACCTCTTCCGCGTGGAGCCCCAGCCGGCCTACGTTCCGGATGAGGACTTCTTCCGCGGCCCCTCGGAGACCTTCGAGCTGGGTCCCGACGAGCAGGGCAATCCCCCGGATGGCATCCAGCGGGTCCTCCGCTTCACCGCCGGCGGGCTGGAAGATTGA
- the rapZ gene encoding RNase adapter RapZ gives MELIVVTGLSGAGRHSVLGALEDTGCTALDNVPPRLLEPLIELEAKLQPNRERLVVGMDSRQADFAEEFGPLLERLHLGDVPVQVVFCEASEEVLLRRFSETRRPHHLALLGTAGEGIQRERELLAPIRALATTILDTSQLTLSELRLRIAALVPQVPTRSTAVRLLSFGFKRGVPPDADVILDARFLPNPFYVEALKPLTGRDWPVQQYLLESHEFREFLERAESWLRWSLPLVQQEGRAYHTLAIGCTGGQHRSVALVEMLAHRLRADVAALTVRHRELEG, from the coding sequence ATGGAACTCATCGTTGTCACGGGACTCTCCGGTGCTGGCCGCCACTCGGTGCTCGGGGCGTTGGAGGACACGGGCTGCACGGCCCTGGACAACGTTCCCCCCAGGCTGCTGGAGCCCCTGATCGAACTGGAAGCCAAGCTGCAGCCCAACCGGGAGCGGCTGGTCGTGGGCATGGACAGCCGCCAGGCGGATTTCGCGGAGGAGTTCGGCCCGCTGCTGGAGCGACTCCACCTCGGCGACGTGCCCGTGCAGGTGGTCTTCTGTGAGGCCTCGGAGGAGGTCCTGCTGCGCCGCTTCTCGGAGACCCGCCGCCCCCACCACCTCGCGCTGCTGGGCACGGCGGGCGAAGGCATCCAGCGTGAGCGGGAGCTGCTGGCCCCCATCCGGGCCCTGGCCACGACCATCCTCGACACCAGCCAGCTCACCCTCTCGGAGCTGCGCCTGCGCATCGCGGCCCTGGTGCCCCAGGTGCCCACGAGAAGTACCGCGGTGCGTCTGCTCAGCTTCGGGTTCAAGCGGGGGGTCCCGCCGGATGCGGACGTGATCCTCGATGCGCGGTTCCTCCCCAACCCCTTCTACGTCGAGGCCCTCAAACCCCTCACGGGCCGGGACTGGCCCGTGCAGCAGTACCTGCTGGAATCCCACGAATTCAGGGAATTCCTGGAACGCGCGGAGTCCTGGCTGCGCTGGTCCCTCCCGCTCGTGCAGCAGGAGGGCCGCGCCTACCACACGCTGGCCATCGGGTGCACCGGGGGCCAGCACCGCTCCGTCGCCCTGGTGGAGATGCTGGCCCACCGGCTCAGGGCCGATGTGGCGGCCCTGACCGTGCGGCACCGCGAACTGGAAGGCTGA
- a CDS encoding saccharopine dehydrogenase family protein, producing the protein MKHVVVLGAGRVGGAMAKDLAPDFKVTVADRSEAALARMQAAGLTTLAADLSTPEGVKTAVAGADLVVGSVPGFMGFATAKAVLEAGKPLVDISFFDEDCFELDALAKAQGLTAIVDCGIAPGCHNIILGDLSRQWDRITSFETLVGGLPAIRTWPYEYKAGFSPIDVIEEYTRPTRYVKDGKVVVFPALSEPELLDFPGLGTLESFNTDGLRSLIKSFPGIPDMKEKTLRYPGHIEKMRMLRESGFFNKEKIRVAGVEISPLDLTTALLFPMWFMEEGDEDFTVMRVTVEGEKDGRPVRHQLNLLDRYDRATKTTSMARTTGYTCTAAVRLLAKGGFSRKGISPPEFVGQEPGAWTFIREDMAKRGVVFTEG; encoded by the coding sequence ATGAAGCATGTCGTCGTTCTCGGAGCCGGCCGCGTGGGCGGGGCCATGGCCAAGGACCTGGCCCCCGATTTCAAGGTCACGGTCGCGGATCGCTCCGAAGCCGCCCTGGCCCGCATGCAGGCCGCAGGCCTCACCACCCTGGCCGCCGACCTGTCCACCCCTGAGGGCGTGAAGACCGCCGTGGCGGGCGCGGATCTGGTGGTGGGATCGGTGCCGGGCTTCATGGGCTTCGCCACGGCCAAGGCCGTGCTGGAGGCGGGCAAGCCCCTGGTGGACATCTCCTTCTTCGATGAGGACTGCTTCGAGCTGGACGCGCTGGCCAAGGCCCAGGGGCTGACGGCCATCGTGGACTGCGGCATCGCGCCGGGATGCCACAACATCATCCTGGGCGACCTCTCCCGCCAGTGGGATCGCATCACCTCCTTCGAGACTCTGGTGGGCGGGCTCCCCGCGATCCGCACCTGGCCCTACGAGTACAAGGCCGGCTTCAGCCCCATCGACGTCATCGAGGAGTACACCCGGCCCACCCGCTACGTGAAGGACGGCAAGGTCGTGGTCTTTCCCGCCCTCTCGGAGCCGGAACTCCTCGACTTCCCCGGCCTGGGCACCCTGGAATCCTTCAACACCGACGGCCTCCGGAGCCTCATCAAGAGCTTCCCCGGCATCCCCGACATGAAGGAGAAGACCCTGCGCTACCCCGGCCACATCGAGAAGATGCGCATGCTGCGGGAATCGGGCTTCTTCAACAAGGAGAAGATCCGGGTGGCCGGTGTGGAGATCAGCCCCCTCGACCTGACCACGGCCCTGCTCTTCCCCATGTGGTTCATGGAGGAGGGCGACGAGGACTTCACCGTCATGAGGGTCACGGTGGAGGGAGAGAAGGATGGGCGCCCCGTGCGCCACCAGCTGAACCTGCTCGACCGCTACGATCGGGCCACGAAGACCACCTCCATGGCCCGCACCACGGGCTACACCTGCACGGCGGCCGTGCGGCTGCTGGCCAAGGGCGGATTCAGCCGCAAGGGCATCAGCCCCCCGGAGTTCGTGGGCCAGGAGCCCGGCGCCTGGACCTTCATCCGCGAGGACATGGCCAAGCGGGGCGTGGTGTTCACCGAGGGCTGA
- a CDS encoding APC family permease — protein MNATGYRRHLGLFSATMLIAGSMIGSGVFIVAADMVRTGHSGGFLLAAWGLTAVLTLFAALSYGELAGMFPQAGGQYTYLRETYGAMTGFLYGWTFFVVIECGTIAAVAVGFGKYLGTFFPAVTDTAWLGPHLDVPLWQVTQSIAVGPYHLGLTPSRLSAIAVVVFLSAVNLYGVKLGARIQNLFTVAKIGGLAALILLGLFLKPPVAAAQTPFLPLDGSAALPFLTALLVVQTGSMFSADAWNAITFIAGEVKEPERTIPYSLLIGTTLVCGLYVLANAAYLKVLGPTGIANAPQDRVGSAALQALLGSGGGLIMAGSILISMFGCLNGLVLSGARVYQRMAEDGLFYPSAASLNAHGVPAFGLWIQALWTCLLTLTGTYGQLLDFVMLPTILFYVFTVGGVFLLRWRRPDLERPVRVWGYPVVPALYLVGACAIVGALFIHRPSYSWPGLILVALGWPVYLAVKPRVAAAE, from the coding sequence ATGAACGCCACCGGCTACCGCCGTCACCTCGGCCTGTTCTCGGCCACGATGCTCATCGCCGGGTCCATGATCGGATCCGGCGTGTTCATCGTCGCGGCCGACATGGTGCGCACCGGGCACTCGGGCGGCTTCCTGCTGGCCGCCTGGGGCCTCACGGCGGTGCTGACGCTCTTCGCGGCCCTGAGCTACGGTGAGCTGGCGGGCATGTTCCCGCAGGCCGGCGGCCAGTACACCTACCTCCGCGAGACCTACGGCGCCATGACCGGCTTCCTCTATGGCTGGACCTTCTTCGTGGTCATCGAGTGCGGCACCATCGCCGCCGTGGCCGTGGGCTTCGGGAAGTATCTCGGGACCTTCTTCCCGGCGGTCACGGACACCGCGTGGCTCGGGCCCCACCTGGACGTGCCCCTGTGGCAGGTCACGCAGAGCATCGCGGTGGGGCCTTACCACCTGGGCCTGACGCCCTCCCGGCTCTCGGCCATCGCCGTGGTGGTGTTCCTCAGTGCCGTGAACCTCTACGGCGTCAAGCTGGGCGCCCGCATCCAGAACCTGTTCACCGTCGCCAAGATCGGCGGGCTGGCGGCGCTCATCCTCCTGGGCCTGTTCCTGAAGCCCCCGGTGGCCGCCGCCCAGACCCCGTTCCTCCCATTGGATGGCTCCGCCGCCCTGCCCTTCCTGACGGCCCTGCTGGTGGTGCAGACCGGCAGCATGTTCTCGGCGGATGCCTGGAATGCCATCACCTTCATTGCCGGCGAAGTAAAAGAGCCCGAGCGGACCATCCCCTACTCCCTGCTCATCGGCACCACCCTGGTCTGCGGTCTCTACGTGCTGGCCAATGCCGCCTACCTGAAGGTGCTGGGTCCCACCGGCATCGCCAATGCCCCCCAGGATCGCGTGGGCAGTGCCGCCCTGCAGGCCCTGCTGGGCTCCGGCGGCGGCCTCATCATGGCAGGCAGCATCCTCATCTCCATGTTCGGCTGCCTGAACGGTCTGGTGCTGTCGGGAGCCCGTGTCTACCAGCGCATGGCCGAGGACGGCCTGTTCTACCCCAGCGCCGCATCGCTGAATGCCCACGGTGTTCCGGCCTTCGGACTCTGGATCCAGGCCCTCTGGACCTGCCTGCTCACCCTCACGGGCACCTATGGCCAGCTGCTGGATTTCGTCATGCTGCCCACGATCCTCTTCTACGTCTTCACCGTGGGTGGCGTCTTCCTGCTGCGCTGGCGCCGGCCGGATCTGGAGCGCCCCGTGCGCGTCTGGGGCTATCCAGTGGTGCCCGCCCTCTACCTGGTGGGCGCCTGCGCCATCGTCGGCGCCCTCTTCATCCACCGGCCCAGCTACTCCTGGCCGGGCCTGATCCTGGTGGCCCTGGGCTGGCCCGTCTACCTCGCGGTGAAGCCCCGGGTCGCAGCCGCCGAGTAG
- the mltG gene encoding endolytic transglycosylase MltG, giving the protein MARSPISLRLSVAILVLAALPVLGGWWAWKGQGPLQQEATVLVKKGTSINQMADQLEREGVIRSASLFKLWARARKLQLIRGEYTFSSQASLSDVAGKLRRAEIHYTTVSIPEGAHAWSVQKRLKDFVPEEVFWTLWKSPRLARTAGFEGAESLEGLTAPATYKLHHAMEPEEVMLMLVEAFRDQVRPKLEGGVLPPYETLILASLVEKETKLAEEQPKVAGVYKKRLDLGMRLQCDPTSLYARWISGDLRFTAPLVADIRRSHRFNTYAVAGLPPTPIAIPSPTAIEAAKAPLAGKDLYFVATGKGGHSFAPSLKDHNKNVGVYRKEIARQKKVARG; this is encoded by the coding sequence ATGGCGCGTTCCCCCATCTCCCTCCGGCTCTCCGTGGCCATCCTCGTCCTGGCCGCCCTGCCGGTGCTCGGCGGGTGGTGGGCCTGGAAAGGGCAGGGGCCGCTGCAGCAGGAGGCCACGGTCCTGGTGAAGAAGGGCACGAGCATCAACCAGATGGCGGACCAGCTGGAACGCGAGGGCGTGATCCGCTCCGCCTCGCTGTTCAAGCTCTGGGCCCGGGCCCGCAAGCTGCAGCTCATCCGCGGCGAGTACACCTTCAGCTCCCAGGCCAGCCTTTCGGACGTGGCGGGCAAGCTGCGGCGGGCGGAGATCCACTACACCACCGTCTCCATTCCCGAAGGCGCCCATGCCTGGTCGGTGCAGAAGCGCCTGAAGGACTTCGTGCCTGAAGAGGTTTTCTGGACCCTCTGGAAGAGCCCGCGGCTGGCCCGGACCGCCGGCTTCGAGGGGGCCGAGAGCCTGGAGGGCCTGACGGCCCCGGCCACCTACAAGCTGCACCACGCCATGGAACCCGAGGAGGTCATGCTCATGCTGGTGGAGGCCTTCCGCGACCAGGTGCGACCGAAGCTCGAAGGCGGCGTGCTTCCGCCCTACGAGACGCTGATCCTGGCGAGCCTGGTGGAGAAGGAGACCAAGCTGGCGGAGGAGCAGCCGAAGGTGGCCGGGGTCTACAAGAAGCGCCTGGACCTCGGCATGCGCCTGCAGTGCGACCCCACCAGCCTCTACGCACGCTGGATCAGCGGTGATCTGCGGTTCACCGCCCCGCTGGTGGCGGACATCCGGCGCTCCCATCGGTTCAACACCTACGCCGTGGCCGGCCTGCCGCCCACGCCCATCGCCATCCCCAGTCCCACCGCCATCGAGGCCGCCAAGGCCCCTCTGGCCGGGAAGGACCTCTACTTCGTGGCCACCGGCAAAGGGGGGCACAGCTTCGCGCCCAGCCTGAAGGACCACAACAAGAACGTGGGCGTATACCGCAAGGAAATCGCCCGCCAGAAGAAAGTGGCCCGTGGCTAA
- a CDS encoding TlyA family RNA methyltransferase: MAKLRLDLLLVQLGLCETRARAQARILAGDVLVEDRPVTKAGTAVDEAATIRLRGEALPFVSRGGLKLAGALDLWGIDPAGLTCFDAGSSTGGFTDCLLQRGAAKVYAVDVGTNQLHWKLRSDPRVVSMEQVNLRTWDPACIPERCHLLVADLSFISLRLAIPPVLPSLVPGAEAVLLVKPQFEAGREDVGSGGIVRDPAVHRRVLVDTWTFFAATELRPQALGVSPIKGGEGNIEFLLRLNLGGAPGDLGAALAGLDL; the protein is encoded by the coding sequence GTGGCTAAGCTGCGCCTGGATCTGCTGCTGGTACAGCTGGGCCTGTGCGAAACCCGCGCCCGGGCCCAGGCCCGCATCCTCGCGGGGGATGTCCTGGTGGAGGATCGCCCCGTCACCAAGGCCGGTACCGCCGTGGACGAGGCCGCGACCATCCGTCTGCGCGGGGAGGCACTGCCCTTCGTGAGCCGGGGTGGCCTCAAGCTGGCCGGTGCGCTCGATCTGTGGGGCATCGATCCGGCGGGACTCACCTGCTTCGATGCCGGTTCGAGCACCGGCGGCTTCACCGACTGCCTGCTCCAGCGCGGCGCGGCCAAGGTCTACGCGGTGGACGTGGGCACCAACCAGCTGCACTGGAAGCTCCGCAGCGATCCCCGCGTGGTCTCCATGGAGCAGGTGAACCTGCGCACCTGGGATCCGGCCTGCATTCCGGAACGCTGCCACCTGCTGGTGGCGGACCTGAGCTTCATCTCGCTGCGCCTGGCCATCCCGCCGGTGCTGCCCAGCCTCGTGCCGGGGGCCGAGGCGGTGCTGCTGGTGAAGCCACAATTCGAAGCCGGGAGGGAGGATGTGGGTTCCGGCGGCATCGTGCGCGATCCGGCGGTCCACCGGCGCGTCCTGGTCGACACCTGGACCTTCTTCGCTGCAACGGAGCTTCGCCCTCAGGCCCTGGGCGTGAGCCCCATCAAGGGCGGCGAGGGCAACATCGAATTCCTGCTGCGTCTCAACCTGGGCGGGGCGCCCGGGGATTTGGGCGCCGCCCTGGCAGGGCTGGATCTTTGA